One Schistocerca piceifrons isolate TAMUIC-IGC-003096 chromosome 11, iqSchPice1.1, whole genome shotgun sequence genomic window carries:
- the LOC124720361 gene encoding protein ALP1-like, with translation MSGVEETIMICGAALLMLEGLHKQNERRPRRWWRKTFYRRTSGNNLLRELSMEDGSGFRNFTRISPTDFEYLANMISPFVSKKDTNFRKAISVNQRLAVTLRFLATGDSFQSLAYLFRISKQAISKVVPEVCEALVEVLKDYVKIPATENDWSETACLFSQILQFPHCVGAIDGKHIVLQCPVGSGSEYYNYKGSFSIVLLAVVDASYNFLYADIGCQGRISDGGVFKNASINELINKKKLNLPHAECLPGGTKALPYVFVADDAFPLQENIMKPYPGKHVKGSKERVFNYRLSRARMVVENTFGIMASVFRVFKKPMLLQPEKAKTVTLTAVCLHNFLRRNAAARNQYSPHGSFDSYDLQTGEMIPGTWRRDDTASVFISAQNIPRKAASTNKQIRDEFANYFLSPHGSVPWQNNYG, from the exons ATGTCTGGTGTCGAAGAAACAATAATGATATGTGGAGCTGCATTATTAATGCTAGAAGgtttacacaaacaaaatgaaaggcGTCCTCGTCGTTGGTGGAGAAAAACATTCTATAGAAGAACTAGCGGAAATAATCTGCTACGTGAGCTGAGTATGGAAGACGGCTCTGGCTTCCGCAACTTCACTCGGATCTCACCTACCGATTTTGAATATCTGGCAAATATGATATCACCATTTGTTTCAAAAAAAGACACGAATTTCAGGAAAGCTATTTCAGTCAACCAAAGGCTTGCAGTTACTCTTCGTTTCCTGGCAACAGGAGATTCATTTCAGAGCCTTGCGTATTTATTTCGCATTTCGAAACAAGCAATATCTAAAGTAGTACCCGAAGTATGTGAAGCTCTGGTGGAAGTACTGAAGGATTATGTaaag atacCTGCGACTGAAAACGACTGGAGTGAAACAGCATGTTTATTCTCACAGATTCTTCAGTTCCCCCATTGTGTCGGAGCAATTGACGGGAAACATATCGTGCTACAGTGCCCTGTTGGTAGTGGAAGTGAATATTACAATTATAAAGGTTCATTCAGCATTGTGCTGCTTGCTGTCGTCGATGCCAGCTACAACTTTTTGTACGCAGACATCGGCTGCCAAGGCAGAATATCAGATGGTGGTGTGTTCAAAAACGCGAGCATAAATGAGTTgattaacaaaaagaaacttaaCTTGCCACATGCCGAATGCTTACCAGGTGGCACCAAGGCCCTACCATATGTTTTTGTAGCAGATGATGCATTTCCCTTACAGGAAAACATTATGAAACCCTACCCGGGAAAACATGTTAAAGGTTCAAAAGAGAGAGTTTTTAATTACAGGCTTTCAAGGGCCAGAATGGTTGTTGAGAACACTTTCGGCATTATGGCTTCAGTTTTTCGTGTGTTTAAAAAACCTATGTTGCTACAACCGGAAAAGGCAAAAACTGTCACACTTACAGCTGTATGTCTCCACAATTTTTTAAGGCGAAATGCTGCGGCAAGGAACCAGTACTCCCCACATGGAAGCTTCGATTCCTACGATTTACAAACAGGTGAAATGATTCCAGGCACATGGAGACGAGATGACACTGCATCAGTTTTCATTTCAGCACAGAATATACCAAGGAAAGCTGCTTCCACGAATAAACAAATTCGAGACGAATTTGCTAATTATTTTTTAAGCCCACACGGAAGTGTACCGTGGCAAAATAACTATGGGTGA
- the LOC124720362 gene encoding uncharacterized protein LOC124720362, which produces MEWSRQQIVDLIAMYQEEDCLWNVRSKDYKNTLKKHDALAKIATAFSTDKGSVEKKIRSLVVAYRREKRKIIASRPSGSGADTAYDSNWFGYRLLQFLDDVHEPKETKDTVENEVFVHSPEGTIEDEEVAAGPSSPPPPKIRRMMGEKKDMQQPFKIATQLLTKVLQKQEDKDDECSAYGQYVASVLRKLPELQRAKTMAILNNVLMKQHVAYLESEQSKRGMNVAGPSSSSNNSPVTFTSYVDSDSDNAVEEVVFDELCNVIEK; this is translated from the exons ATGGAGTGGTCAAGGCAACAAATTGTCGATTTAATtgcaatgtaccaggaggaggatTGTTTATGGAACGTCCGGAGCAAGGATTACAAAAATACCCTTAAAAAACACGATGCTCTTGCAAAAATTGCAACAGCCTTTAGCACGGACAAGGGAAGTGTTGAGAAGAAAATACGATCGCTAGTGGTTGCGTACAGGCgcgagaaaagaaaaattattgccAGCAGACCATCTGGTAGTGGTGCAGACACTGCATATGACTCGAACTGGTTCGGCTATCGGCTGCTGCAGTTCTTGGACGATGTACATGAGCCAAAGGAGACAAAAGATACTGTGGAAAATGAG gTTTTCGTACATTCGCCAGAGGGCACAATTGAGGACGAAGAGGTTGCAGCTGGACCTTCCAGTCCTCCACCACCAAAAATCAGAAGGATGATGGGCGAGAAAAAAGACATGCAGCAACCCTTCAAGATTGCTACTCAATTGCTAACTAAAGTGCTGCAAAAACAAGAAGACAAGGACGATGAATGCAGTGCGTATGGGCAGTATGTGGCCTCAGTTTTAAGGAAATTGCCCGAGTTACAACGAGCAAAAACAATGGCTATTCTTAATAATGTACTAATGAAACAACATGTAGCGTATTTAGAAAGTGAGCAGTCGAAAAGGGGTATGAATGTAGCAGGGCCATCATCATCAAGTAACAATTCCCCTGTTACATTTACAAGCTAtgtagacagtgacagtgacaacgcAGTTGAAGAAGTTGTGTTTGACGAATTATGTAACGTAATTGAGAAATAA